One region of Corynebacterium capitovis DSM 44611 genomic DNA includes:
- a CDS encoding M23 family metallopeptidase yields MRVLRALAAAAVVCVTTAPSAHAWVDPTTGAPSARHVTKSAEIPRQNWLPGHRGVDLGMEPGAEVRSSGPGVVAFAGTVAGVPAVSIDHPGGIRTTYQPVHPRVETGTIVEEGQVIGMLGHSPEHDGLHWGARTGPDSYINPLTLLAAPTIRLKPVGAAR; encoded by the coding sequence ATGCGAGTTCTCAGAGCACTGGCCGCGGCTGCCGTTGTATGTGTGACCACCGCCCCCAGCGCGCATGCCTGGGTCGACCCGACGACTGGCGCACCGTCCGCGCGGCACGTCACAAAGAGCGCAGAGATACCCCGACAGAACTGGCTGCCCGGTCATCGTGGTGTCGATTTAGGCATGGAGCCGGGAGCGGAGGTGCGATCTAGCGGCCCGGGAGTCGTCGCCTTCGCGGGCACAGTTGCCGGAGTCCCCGCGGTCTCGATCGATCACCCGGGCGGGATACGGACGACTTACCAGCCGGTTCACCCGCGTGTTGAAACGGGAACCATAGTCGAAGAAGGTCAGGTCATCGGCATGCTCGGGCACTCCCCAGAGCACGACGGTCTGCACTGGGGTGCTCGCACGGGGCCAGATTCCTACATCAATCCGTTGACTTTGCTGGCCGCGCCCACAATCCGCCTCAAGCCGGTGGGGGCAGCTCGCTAG
- the rpsB gene encoding 30S ribosomal protein S2, which yields MAVVTMRELLDAGVHFGHQTRRWNPKMRRFIFTDRNGIYIIDLQQTLTYIDEAYEFVKETVAHGGTVLFVGTKKQAQEPIQEEAERVGMPYVTHRWLGGMLTNFQTVSKRIARMKELQAMDAAEDGYAGRGKKEVLMLTRERIKLERVLGGISDMTKAPSALWIVDTNKEHIAVAEAQKLRIPVVAILDTNCDPDVVDYPIPGNDDAIRAVKLLTHIVGEAIVAGKQQREERQLAAAREAAGDSAAPQESAQATETTESTEALEAPAAAEAEGSVETAAAEAPQA from the coding sequence ATGGCAGTTGTTACCATGCGCGAACTCCTCGACGCGGGTGTGCACTTTGGCCACCAGACGCGTCGCTGGAACCCCAAGATGCGTCGTTTCATCTTCACCGACCGCAACGGCATCTACATCATCGATCTGCAGCAGACGCTGACCTACATCGACGAAGCTTATGAATTCGTGAAAGAGACGGTTGCGCACGGCGGCACCGTCCTCTTTGTCGGTACGAAGAAGCAGGCCCAGGAGCCAATCCAGGAAGAGGCCGAGCGGGTCGGGATGCCGTACGTGACCCACCGCTGGCTGGGTGGCATGCTGACGAACTTCCAGACCGTTTCCAAGCGCATCGCCCGCATGAAAGAGCTGCAGGCCATGGACGCGGCCGAGGACGGTTACGCAGGCCGCGGCAAGAAGGAAGTTCTGATGCTCACCCGCGAGCGCATCAAGCTGGAACGCGTTCTCGGCGGTATCTCCGACATGACCAAGGCCCCGTCGGCACTCTGGATCGTGGACACGAACAAGGAACACATCGCTGTTGCCGAGGCGCAGAAGCTGCGCATTCCGGTGGTCGCCATCCTTGATACGAACTGCGACCCGGACGTGGTCGATTACCCAATCCCGGGCAACGACGACGCCATTCGCGCAGTCAAGCTGCTAACCCACATCGTGGGCGAGGCGATCGTGGCCGGCAAGCAGCAGCGCGAAGAGCGTCAGCTCGCTGCCGCTCGTGAGGCCGCTGGGGACAGCGCCGCCCCTCAGGAGTCTGCCCAGGCCACTGAGACCACTGAGAGCACTGAGGCCCTCGAGGCCCCCGCAGCCGCTGAAGCTGAGGGGTCCGTCGAGACCGCTGCAGCGGAAGCTCCCCAGGCTTAG